In Paramormyrops kingsleyae isolate MSU_618 chromosome 13, PKINGS_0.4, whole genome shotgun sequence, a single window of DNA contains:
- the LOC111846675 gene encoding transient receptor potential cation channel subfamily M member 7-like, with amino-acid sequence MSLNSWIESTFTKRECVRFVPVSKEPHRCLPGCQICQQLLRCHCGRPARQHVGSDAMPCGGSLDEERETQQEWSVCRDTVERPTDAYGVLNFQGASHTYRAKFVRLSHDSKPELVFQLLLREWQMELPKMVISVHGGARNFGLHPRIKQVVGKGLVRAAASTGAWILTGGLNTGAAKHVGDALKEYSSKSSWKLCTIGIAPWGIIENREDLIGRHVVPYQTLLAPLSKLDVLNSLHSHFLLVDDGTVGRAGAEVQLRRDLERHISLQRIHTRIGQGVPVVVLILEGGPREIQTVLDYVQESPPVPVVVCEGTGRAADILAHIHKQTEEGGTLPDGVENEVIATIRKTFSLTRSGAVQLFQVLMECMKHKEVITVFSVDSEDNQDIDVAILRAWLKGTDASPFDQLALTLAWNRVDIAKNHVFGYGQRLLVSSLEQALLDALAMDRVEFVKLLVENGVSMHRFLTIARLEELYNTKQVPSSSTLLQLVRDVKKRRLPANYKITLIDVGLVIERLMGGTYRCQYTRKWFRMMYHDLQGNGRRSRQNSGGGRAQRKNSQESFCIQAERKQRSRHNQFVKIAQPYKSKEPDVSTEWPERRGRVGAAMADGDSDKGCFRYPFSELLVWAVLMKRRKMSLFFWQHGEEAMAKALVACKLYRSMAMAAKTSSVVDDIADELKEYSSEFGVLAVDLLEQAFREDETMAMKLLTYELKNWSSSTCLKLAVTSCLRPLVAHTCTQMLLSDMWMGRLNMRKNSWYKVILSILVPPAILLLEFKSNAEMSHIPQSPVDHEMEDSEHKSSRASDHIEMDVFRDEKGVFVEKHETESYAEPRKLPLTAKFYEFYHAPIVKFWFNTMAYLTFLMLYSYVVLVQSAPLSTPEEWVVILYVFTSAIEKVRAMLLSEAGKIHQKVKVWFSDYFNMTDSFAIVMFLIGFVLRCWVDTEEHSPGRLVFCLNIIFWYVRLLDILAVNQKAGPYVMMIGKMVSNMFYIVVIMALVLVSFGVPRKAILSPSEEPAWRILRDVVFQPYWMIYGEVYAYEIYACANDSVVPQLCHSVSWVTPFLQAVYLFVQYIIMVNLLIAFFNNVYVNVESMSNLVWKYQRYHFIMVYHERPVLPPPLISLSHLVTLLSCYCRRRTKGSRAHGPKLFLSDEDQRKLHDFEERCVQAYFRDKNDRFHSSNEERIRVTFNRVEGMCVQLKELSGRVSFVKQTLQALDSQIGHLQDLSALTVDMVKALAAREASEASRLHQHLVQHISLPKQPGPGPKGADLPFGAEGRAADTPEPRALVSGPASWAVSSSGLHWTGQLPQSRPQSGTSLPRPCPPTDCIFPAAQSPLAAESQRDIMPQMDFRVFNAVERNNLVRLSQSIPFTPVPPRGEHVTVYHLEESSPITLSHSMSSWAQQGCAARLEFLSKEEMGGGLRRAIKALCTWSEDPGLSPGHFYVVKSFQPEVVGAWRGVYPENTVLHLCLREIQQQRAAQKMAHAFNQLKPKSIPYSPSFLEVFLLYCHSAEQWFTMEECIVGEFRKFNNNNGDEISPSSLLEETMLAFSHWSYEYTREEMLVLDLQGVGEILTDPSVVTSGENGSRAMIFGPANLGENAVRSFRAKHRCNPCCQELKLPEI; translated from the exons ATG TCCTTGAATTCCTggatagaaagcactttcacaaAGCGGGAGTGTGTGCGCTTCGTTCCTGTCTCCAAGGAACCTCACAG ATGTCTGCCAGGATGTCAGATTTGCCAGCAGCTGTTACG GTGCCACTGTGGCCGGCCGGCCCGACAGCATGTGGGCTCGGACGCCATGCCTTGCGGCGGGAGCCTGGATGAGGAGAGGGAGACACAGCAGGAGTGGTCGGTGTGCAGGGACACCGTGGAGCGGCCAACCGATGCGTACGGCGTGCTCAATTTCCAGGGGGCCTCTCACACCTACAGAGCCAAG TTCGTACGCCTGTCTCACGACTCCAAACCCGAGTTGGTGTTTCAGCTCTTGCTCAGAGAGTGGCAGATGGAGCTTCCGAAGATGGTCATCTCTGTCCACGGCGGAGCACGCAACTTTGGCCTGCATCCTCGCATCAAGCAAGTGGTGGGCAAGGGCCTGGTTCGAGCTGCGGCCTCCACCGGGGCCTGGATCCTCACCGGTGGCCTGAACACAG GTGCCGCAAAACATGTCGGTGACGCCTTGAAAGAGTACTCCTCCAAGTCGTCATGGAAACTGTGCACCATTGGCATCGCACCATGGGGGATTATCGAAAACCGGGAGGACCTCATTGGAAGACAT GTGGTGCCCTATCAGACACTGCTGGCTCCCTTGAGCAAGCTGGACGTGTTAAACAGCCTGCACTCACACTTCCTGCTGGTAGACGACGGTACCGTGGGCCGGGCCGGCGCCGAGGTCCAGCTGCGCAGGGATCTGGAACGGCACATCAGCCTACAGAGGATCCACACCA GAATTGGGCAGGGGGTGCCGGTGGTGGTGCTGATCCTGGAGGGCGGGCCCAGAGAGATCCAGACGGTGCTGGACTACGTGCAGGAGAGCCCCCCCGTGCCTGTGGTGGTGTGTGAGGGCACGGGCCGAGCGGCCGACATCCTGGCCCACATCCACAAGCAGACAGAGGAGGGCGG AACTCTCCCCGATGGTGTCGAAAACGAAGTGATCGCCACCATTAGGAAGACCTTCAGCCTCACACGCAGTGGTGCAGTGCAGCTCTTCCAGGTGCTGATGGAGTGCATGAAGCACAAGGAGGTG ATTACTGTGTTCTCTGTGGATTCGGAGGACAATCAGGACATCGACGTTGCCATACTGAGGGCATGGCTCAAAG GCACTGATGCGTCTCCCTTCGACCAGCTGGCCCTTACGCTGGCCTGGAACCGGGTCGACATCGCTAAGAACCACGTGTTCGGTTATGGGCAACGGCTGCTG GTGAGCTCCCTGGAGCAGGCCCTGCTGGACGCCCTGGCCATGGACCGCGTGGAGTTTGTGAAGCTGCTGGTGGAGAATGGCGTCAGCATGCACCGCTTCCTGACTATCGCCCGACTGGAGGAGCTCTACAACACG AAGCAGGTTCCATCCAGCAGCACCCTCCTGCAGCTGGTGAGGGATGTTAAAAAG CGCCGCCTGCCAGCCAACTACAAAATAACCCTGATTGACGTGGGCCTCGTCATCGAACGGCTCATGGGGGGCACGTACAGGTGCCAGTACACCAGGAAGTGGTTCAGAATGATGTACCATGATCTCCAAGGAAACGGACGG CGATCCCGTCAAAATTCAGGCGGGGGTCGAGCGCAGCGGAAGAACAGCCAGGAGTCCTTCTGTATTCAAGCTGAAAGGAAGCAGCGCTCTAGGCACAATCAATTCGTCAAAATTGCTCAGCCCTACAAATCCAAG GAGCCAGATGTGTCTACCGAGTGGCCCGAGAGGAGAGGGCGGGTTGGGGCCGCCATGGCGGATGGCGACAGTGACAAGGGGTGCTTCCGCTACCCGTTCAGCGAGCTGCTGGTGTGGGCGGTCCTGATGAAGCGCCGGAAGATGTCACTCTTCTTCTGGCAGCACGGTGAGGAGGCCATGGCCAAGGCCCTGGTGGCCTGCAAGCTGTACCGCAGCATGGCCATGGCGGCGAAGACCAGCAGCGTGGTCGACGATATCGCCGATGAGCTGAAGGAGTACTCCAG TGAGTTTGGCGTACTGGCAGTGGACCTGCTGGAGCAGGCCTTCAGGGAGGACGAGACCATGGCCATGAAGTTGCTGACCTACGAGCTGAAGAACTGGAGCAGCTCCACCTGCCTGAAGCTGGCCGTGACCTCGTGCctgcgccccctggtggcccaCACCTGCACGCAGATGCTGCTCTCCGACATGTGGATGGGCCGGCTCAACATGCGCAAGAACTCCTGGTACAAG gtcattCTAAGTATTTTGGTGCCACCGGCCATCCTCTTGCTGGAATTCAAGAGCAATGCAGAGATGTCCCACATCCCCCAGTCACCAGTCGACCATGAAATGGAGGACAGCGAACACAAGTCCAGTAGAGCTTCGGACCACATAGAAATG GACGTGTTCAGGGATGAGAAAGGAGTCTTTGTGGAAAAGCATGAAACAGAGAGCTACGCTGAACCCAGGAAGTTGCCCCTGACAGCGAAGTTTTATGAGTTTTACCATGCCCCAATTGTCAAGTTCTGGTTCAATACG ATGGCATACCTGACCTTCCTGATGCTGTACTCCTATGTGGTTCTGGTGCAATCTGCCCCCCTGAGCACGCCAGAGGAGTGGGTCGTCATCCTCTACGTCTTCACCTCTGCAATTGAAAAAGTCAGAGCG atGCTCTTGTCTGAAGCTGGAAAGATACACCAGAAGGTGAAAGTCTGGTTCAGCGACTATTTTAACATGACGGACAGTTTTGCAATAGTCATGTTTTTGATTGGCTTCGTATTGCGATGTTGGGTGGACACTGAGGAGCACTCTCCTGGAAGACTGGTGTTCTGCCTGAACATCATTTTTTGGTATGTGAGGCTCCTGGACATTCTGGCTGTTAACCAAAAAGCCGGACCCTATGTCATGATGATTGGCAAAATG GTCTCCAACATGTTCTACATAGTGGTGATCATGGCCCTGGTCCTGGTAAGCTTTGGTGTTCCCCGGAAGGCCATCCTTTCCCCCAGTGAGGAGCCGGCGTGGAGGATCCTCAGAGACGTGGTCTTCCAGCCCTACTGGATGATATATGGGGAGGTGTACGCATATGAAATTTATG CGTGTGCCAACGACAGTGTGGTGCCTCAGCTGTGTCACTCTGTGTCGTGGGTGACACCCTTCTTGCAGGCCGTCTACCTCTTCGTTCAGTACATCATCATGGTCAATTTGCTCATCGCTTTCTTTAA CAACGTCTATGTGAACGTGGAGTCCATGTCCAACCTGGTGTGGAAGTACCAGCGCTACCACTTCATCATGGTGTACCACGAGAGGCCAGTGCTGCCCCCGCCACTCATATCCCTCAGCCACCTGGTCACCCTGCTGTCCTGTTACTGCCGCCGGAGGACCAAGGGCAGCCGGGCTCATGGGCCAA AGCTGTTTTTGAGTGATGAAGACCAAAGGAAGCTTCATGACTTTGAGGAGAGGTGTGTACAAGCCTACTTCCGTGACAAAAATGACCGGTTTCACTCCAGCAATGAGGAGAGGATCAGGGTGACCTTCAACAG GGTGGAGGGCATGTGTGTGCAGCTGAAGGAGCTCTCGGGCAGGGTGAGCTTCGTGAAGCAGACGCTCCAGGCCCTGGACTCGCAGATCGGCCACCTGCAGGACCTGTCCGCGCTGACGGTGGACATGGTGAAGGCACTGGCCGCCCGGGAGGCGTCTGAGGCGAGCCGCCTGCACCAGCACCTCGTGCAGCACATCAGCCTGCCCAAGCAGCCGGGGCCCGGACCGAAAGGCGCCGACCTGCCGTTCGGAGCCGAGGGCCGTGCTGCAGATACTCCAGAGCCCCGAGCCTTGGTTAGTGGCCCCGCCTCCTGGGCCGTGTCCTCCTCGGGACTCCACTGGACAGGACAGTTGCCCCAATCTAGACCCCAGAGTGGTACCAGCTTGCCCAGGCCGTGCCCTCCCACTGACTGCATCTTTCCCGCTGCTCAATCCCCGCTCGCTGCCGAGAGCCAGCGGGACATAATGCCACAAATGGACTTCAGGGTGTTTAACG CCGTGGAGCGTAATAACCTGGTGCGACTGTCGCAGAGCATCCCATTCACCCCGGTGCCTCCTAGAG gcgaGCATGTCACCGTGTACCACCTGGAGGAGAGCTCCCCCATCACCCTGAGTCACAGCATGTCCTCCTGGGCTCAGCAGGGCTGTGCTGCCCGGCTCGAGTTCCTCAGCAAAGAAGAGATGGGAGGGGGCCTTCGCCGTGCCATCAAGGCGCTCTGCACCTGGTCTGAGGACCCTGGGCTCTCCCCGGGCCACTTCTATGTCGTCAAGTCCTTTCAGCCGGAGGTGGTGGGCGCTTGGCGAGGCGTCTACCCGGAGAACACCGTGCTGCACCTCTGTCTCAGG GAAATACAACAGCAAAGAGCTGCTCAGAAAATGGCTCATGCCTTCAACCAGCTGAAGCCCAAATCCATCCCTTACTCCCCCAG CTTTCTGGAGGTGTTTCTGCTCTACTGCCATTCGGCTGAGCAGTGGTTCACCATGGAGgagtgcattgtgggagaaTTCAGAAAATTTAACAACAACAATGGTGACGAGATAAGCCCCTCAAGTCTGCTGGAGGAGACCATGCTGGCCTTCAGCCACTGGTCATACGAGTATACCAGGGAGGAGATGCTGGTGCTGGACCTGCAAG gTGTAGGGGAGATTTTAACTGACCCTTCTGTGGTTACAAGTGGCGAGAATGG ATCCCGTGCCATGATATTCGGACCAGCCAATCTGGGTGAAAATGCGGTCAGGAGCTTCCGGGCCAAACATCGCTGCAATCCCTGCTGTCAGGAGCTGAAACTTCCTG
- the LOC111846774 gene encoding signal peptide peptidase-like 2A isoform X1, with the protein MARKLTIFICALFAFLQVNCQEGILHVSGGSQEKEYCLVYNSSFSSISVSLNDAIDYQLVNLSSSFLCSSSDVRPNELKGKAVVVMRGNCTFGQKAQVAQDSGATTILIASDEPLVTPFVNVTEYGQVKIPVALMRYRDMEDAYKTFGNSMSVKLYAPPTPVFDFSILAILFISMFTVGMGGFWSGAAEREKLNTAPMGGDSRGRTDSGDLSLYSPLKVIMFVAFMCVMLVLMYFFYAYLVYVIIVIFCVASATALYSCLDAIMEKLGCATLSFSCLGKGWSGRSLLLAALCITVAVLWGVYRNEDRWIWILQDLLGIAFCLNFMKTINVSNFKICVILLSLLLIYDVFFVFITPFLTKDGQSIMVEVALGPGSIAEKSGGKMVTVPAEPTAPFEKIPVVMRVPRFLAPNLCMMQFSILGYGDIIVPGLLVAYCHRFDVWTSSPKRIYFMSCTIAYFLGMVVTFVVMILSQMGQPALLYLVPFTLLTSAAVAWRRGEMKRFWAGTVYEMEDLNMTALEENAEFSKNSSPPFQNH; encoded by the exons ATGGCAAGAAAACTCACCATATTCATCTGCGCTCTTTTCGCGTTTTTACAG GTGAACTGCCAGGAGGGGATTTTACACGTCTCTGGTGGATCTCAGGAAAAAGAGTACTGCCTTGTCTACAATTCCTCCTTTTCTAGTATTTCAGTGTCTCTGAATGACGCC ATTGATTACCAGCTGGTGAACCTGTCGTCCAGCTTCCTGTGCAGTAGCTCTGATGTACGACCCAATGAGCTGAAGGGGAAAGCGGTGGTTGTCATGAGGGGCAACTGTACTTTCGGCCAGAAGGCCCAGGTGGCTCAGGACTCGGGAGCCACCACCATCCTCATTGCAAGCGACGAACCTTTG GTAACTCCTTTTGTCAACGTCACAGAATATGGTCAAGTCAAAATTCCTGTGGCACTCATGCGATACAGAGACATGGAAGATGCATACAAG ACCTTTGGGAACAGTATGTCTGTGAAACTGTATGCCCCACCAACGCCTGTATTTGACTTCAGCATCTTGGCCATACTGTTCATCAGCATGTTCACTGTGGGAATGGGAGGATTCTGGAGCGGAGCTGCTGAGAG GGAAAAGTTGAATACTGCCCCAATGGGTGGAGATTCCAGAGGAAGGACTGACAGCGGCGATCTATCTCTCTATTCCCCGCTCAAAGTCATCATGTTCGTGGCATTCATGTGTGTGATGCTGGTTCTCATGTATTTCTTCTATGCTTATCTCG TGTACGTCATCATAGTCATCTTCTGCGTGGCCTCCGCAACAGCCCTGTACAGCTGTCTTGACGCCATCATGGAGAAGCTTGGCTGTGCGACCCTCAG TTTCTCCTGTCTGGGTAAGGGATGGTCTGGGAGGAGCTTGTTGTTGGCTGCCCTCTGCATCACCGTAGCAGTGCTGTGGGGAGTGTATCGGAACGAGGACAG ATGGATTTGGATTCTGCAAGATTTATTAGGAATTGCTTTCTGTCTGAATTTCATGAAGACGATCAATGTGTCCAACTTTAAA ATCTGTGTGATCCTTCTCAGTCTGCTCCTCATCTATGACGTCTTCTTCGTCTTCATCACGCCTTTTTTGACAAAG GATGGCCAGAGCATCATGGTAGAAGTTGCCTTGGGTCCAGGATCTATTGCAGAAAAG AGTGGAGGAAAGATGGTGACGGTTCCTGCTGAGCCCACAGCCCCCTTTGAGAAA ATACCTGTGGTCATGCGAGTGCCGCGGTTTTTGGCGCCAAACCTGTGCATGATGCAGTTCTCCATACTGGGATATGGAGACATTATCGTTCCAG GCTTGTTGGTGGCATACTGCCACAGGTTTGATGTGTGGACCAGCAGCCCCAAGAGGATCTATTTCATGTCCTGCACTATAG cctaCTTCTTGGGCATGGTTGTGACTTTTGTGGTCATGATCCTGTCCCAAATGGGCCAGCCAGCCCTTCTGTACCTCGTGCCTTTCACGCTGCTCACCAGTGCCGCAGTTGCCTGGCGACGTGGGGAAATGAAGCGCTTCTGGGCTGGCACTGTATATGAA aTGGAAGATCTGAACATGACAGCATTGGAAGAAAATGCTGAGTTTTCTAAAAACTCCTCCCCTCCTTTTcaaaaccattag
- the LOC111846774 gene encoding signal peptide peptidase-like 2A isoform X3 codes for MARKLTIFICALFAFLQVNCQEGILHVSGGSQEKEYCLVYNSSFSSISVSLNDAIDYQLVNLSSSFLCSSSDVRPNELKGKAVVVMRGNCTFGQKAQVAQDSGATTILIASDEPLVTPFVNVTEYGQVKIPVALMRYRDMEDAYKTFGNSMSVKLYAPPTPVFDFSILAILFISMFTVGMGGFWSGAAEREKLNTAPMGGDSRGRTDSGDLSLYSPLKVIMFVAFMCVMLVLMYFFYAYLVYVIIVIFCVASATALYSCLDAIMEKLGCATLSFSCLGKGWSGRSLLLAALCITVAVLWGVYRNEDRWIWILQDLLGIAFCLNFMKTINVSNFKICVILLSLLLIYDVFFVFITPFLTKDGQSIMVEVALGPGSIAEKIPVVMRVPRFLAPNLCMMQFSILGYGDIIVPGLLVAYCHRFDVWTSSPKRIYFMSCTIAYFLGMVVTFVVMILSQMGQPALLYLVPFTLLTSAAVAWRRGEMKRFWAGTVYEMEDLNMTALEENAEFSKNSSPPFQNH; via the exons ATGGCAAGAAAACTCACCATATTCATCTGCGCTCTTTTCGCGTTTTTACAG GTGAACTGCCAGGAGGGGATTTTACACGTCTCTGGTGGATCTCAGGAAAAAGAGTACTGCCTTGTCTACAATTCCTCCTTTTCTAGTATTTCAGTGTCTCTGAATGACGCC ATTGATTACCAGCTGGTGAACCTGTCGTCCAGCTTCCTGTGCAGTAGCTCTGATGTACGACCCAATGAGCTGAAGGGGAAAGCGGTGGTTGTCATGAGGGGCAACTGTACTTTCGGCCAGAAGGCCCAGGTGGCTCAGGACTCGGGAGCCACCACCATCCTCATTGCAAGCGACGAACCTTTG GTAACTCCTTTTGTCAACGTCACAGAATATGGTCAAGTCAAAATTCCTGTGGCACTCATGCGATACAGAGACATGGAAGATGCATACAAG ACCTTTGGGAACAGTATGTCTGTGAAACTGTATGCCCCACCAACGCCTGTATTTGACTTCAGCATCTTGGCCATACTGTTCATCAGCATGTTCACTGTGGGAATGGGAGGATTCTGGAGCGGAGCTGCTGAGAG GGAAAAGTTGAATACTGCCCCAATGGGTGGAGATTCCAGAGGAAGGACTGACAGCGGCGATCTATCTCTCTATTCCCCGCTCAAAGTCATCATGTTCGTGGCATTCATGTGTGTGATGCTGGTTCTCATGTATTTCTTCTATGCTTATCTCG TGTACGTCATCATAGTCATCTTCTGCGTGGCCTCCGCAACAGCCCTGTACAGCTGTCTTGACGCCATCATGGAGAAGCTTGGCTGTGCGACCCTCAG TTTCTCCTGTCTGGGTAAGGGATGGTCTGGGAGGAGCTTGTTGTTGGCTGCCCTCTGCATCACCGTAGCAGTGCTGTGGGGAGTGTATCGGAACGAGGACAG ATGGATTTGGATTCTGCAAGATTTATTAGGAATTGCTTTCTGTCTGAATTTCATGAAGACGATCAATGTGTCCAACTTTAAA ATCTGTGTGATCCTTCTCAGTCTGCTCCTCATCTATGACGTCTTCTTCGTCTTCATCACGCCTTTTTTGACAAAG GATGGCCAGAGCATCATGGTAGAAGTTGCCTTGGGTCCAGGATCTATTGCAGAAAAG ATACCTGTGGTCATGCGAGTGCCGCGGTTTTTGGCGCCAAACCTGTGCATGATGCAGTTCTCCATACTGGGATATGGAGACATTATCGTTCCAG GCTTGTTGGTGGCATACTGCCACAGGTTTGATGTGTGGACCAGCAGCCCCAAGAGGATCTATTTCATGTCCTGCACTATAG cctaCTTCTTGGGCATGGTTGTGACTTTTGTGGTCATGATCCTGTCCCAAATGGGCCAGCCAGCCCTTCTGTACCTCGTGCCTTTCACGCTGCTCACCAGTGCCGCAGTTGCCTGGCGACGTGGGGAAATGAAGCGCTTCTGGGCTGGCACTGTATATGAA aTGGAAGATCTGAACATGACAGCATTGGAAGAAAATGCTGAGTTTTCTAAAAACTCCTCCCCTCCTTTTcaaaaccattag
- the LOC111846774 gene encoding signal peptide peptidase-like 2A isoform X2 — MARKLTIFICALFAFLQVNCQEGILHVSGGSQEKEYCLVYNSSFSSISVSLNDAIDYQLVNLSSSFLCSSSDVRPNELKGKAVVVMRGNCTFGQKAQVAQDSGATTILIASDEPLVTPFVNVTEYGQVKIPVALMRYRDMEDAYKTFGNSMSVKLYAPPTPVFDFSILAILFISMFTVGMGGFWSGAAEREKLNTAPMGGDSRGRTDSGDLSLYSPLKVIMFVAFMCVMLVLMYFFYAYLVYVIIVIFCVASATALYSCLDAIMEKLGCATLSFSCLGKGWSGRSLLLAALCITVAVLWGVYRNEDRWIWILQDLLGIAFCLNFMKTINVSNFKICVILLSLLLIYDVFFVFITPFLTKDGQSIMVEVALGPGSIAEKSGGKMVTVPAEPTAPFEKIPVVMRVPRFLAPNLCMMQFSILGYGDIIVPGLLVAYCHRFDVWTSSPKRIYFMSCTIAYFLGMVVTFVVMILSQMGQPALLYLVPFTLLTSAAVAWRRGEMKRFWAGTVYEVLDTSRDPLLPDGRSEHDSIGRKC; from the exons ATGGCAAGAAAACTCACCATATTCATCTGCGCTCTTTTCGCGTTTTTACAG GTGAACTGCCAGGAGGGGATTTTACACGTCTCTGGTGGATCTCAGGAAAAAGAGTACTGCCTTGTCTACAATTCCTCCTTTTCTAGTATTTCAGTGTCTCTGAATGACGCC ATTGATTACCAGCTGGTGAACCTGTCGTCCAGCTTCCTGTGCAGTAGCTCTGATGTACGACCCAATGAGCTGAAGGGGAAAGCGGTGGTTGTCATGAGGGGCAACTGTACTTTCGGCCAGAAGGCCCAGGTGGCTCAGGACTCGGGAGCCACCACCATCCTCATTGCAAGCGACGAACCTTTG GTAACTCCTTTTGTCAACGTCACAGAATATGGTCAAGTCAAAATTCCTGTGGCACTCATGCGATACAGAGACATGGAAGATGCATACAAG ACCTTTGGGAACAGTATGTCTGTGAAACTGTATGCCCCACCAACGCCTGTATTTGACTTCAGCATCTTGGCCATACTGTTCATCAGCATGTTCACTGTGGGAATGGGAGGATTCTGGAGCGGAGCTGCTGAGAG GGAAAAGTTGAATACTGCCCCAATGGGTGGAGATTCCAGAGGAAGGACTGACAGCGGCGATCTATCTCTCTATTCCCCGCTCAAAGTCATCATGTTCGTGGCATTCATGTGTGTGATGCTGGTTCTCATGTATTTCTTCTATGCTTATCTCG TGTACGTCATCATAGTCATCTTCTGCGTGGCCTCCGCAACAGCCCTGTACAGCTGTCTTGACGCCATCATGGAGAAGCTTGGCTGTGCGACCCTCAG TTTCTCCTGTCTGGGTAAGGGATGGTCTGGGAGGAGCTTGTTGTTGGCTGCCCTCTGCATCACCGTAGCAGTGCTGTGGGGAGTGTATCGGAACGAGGACAG ATGGATTTGGATTCTGCAAGATTTATTAGGAATTGCTTTCTGTCTGAATTTCATGAAGACGATCAATGTGTCCAACTTTAAA ATCTGTGTGATCCTTCTCAGTCTGCTCCTCATCTATGACGTCTTCTTCGTCTTCATCACGCCTTTTTTGACAAAG GATGGCCAGAGCATCATGGTAGAAGTTGCCTTGGGTCCAGGATCTATTGCAGAAAAG AGTGGAGGAAAGATGGTGACGGTTCCTGCTGAGCCCACAGCCCCCTTTGAGAAA ATACCTGTGGTCATGCGAGTGCCGCGGTTTTTGGCGCCAAACCTGTGCATGATGCAGTTCTCCATACTGGGATATGGAGACATTATCGTTCCAG GCTTGTTGGTGGCATACTGCCACAGGTTTGATGTGTGGACCAGCAGCCCCAAGAGGATCTATTTCATGTCCTGCACTATAG cctaCTTCTTGGGCATGGTTGTGACTTTTGTGGTCATGATCCTGTCCCAAATGGGCCAGCCAGCCCTTCTGTACCTCGTGCCTTTCACGCTGCTCACCAGTGCCGCAGTTGCCTGGCGACGTGGGGAAATGAAGCGCTTCTGGGCTGGCACTGTATATGAA GTGTTGGATACATCAAGGGACCCATTATTGCCAG aTGGAAGATCTGAACATGACAGCATTGGAAGAAAATGCTGA